A section of the Nitrospirota bacterium genome encodes:
- a CDS encoding FKBP-type peptidyl-prolyl cis-trans isomerase yields the protein MAQVKEGDRIRIHYVGKLEDGSVFDSSEGGASLEIKIGRGEFIKGLEEGVIGMEPGEARSIFMPAEKAYGPYLKEKVFEFHKDRISEGITPEVGQQMQLYRADGLPIAVKVIDKTETGYIMDANHFLAGKNLIFDVTLEEIVTEEA from the coding sequence ATGGCACAGGTAAAAGAAGGCGACAGGATAAGAATACATTATGTGGGTAAGCTTGAGGATGGGTCAGTATTTGACTCCTCCGAGGGAGGCGCTTCTCTTGAGATAAAGATCGGCAGGGGTGAATTCATAAAAGGACTTGAAGAGGGTGTTATCGGTATGGAGCCGGGCGAGGCACGGTCGATCTTTATGCCGGCTGAAAAGGCCTATGGCCCTTATCTGAAGGAGAAGGTCTTTGAGTTTCATAAAGACAGAATCAGCGAGGGGATAACGCCCGAGGTTGGTCAGCAGATGCAATTGTACCGTGCTGACGGTTTGCCTATTGCGGTAAAAGTTATCGATAAGACCGAAACCGGTTATATCATGGATGCCAACCATTTTCTTGCCGGAAAGAACCTGATTTTTGACGTGACACTCGAAGAGATCGTGACAGAAGAGGCGTAG
- a CDS encoding response regulator gives MKYQVLLVEDSKAIQQMYRNKLILEQFAVVTADNGMEAIKALALSKPDIILLDLMMPIMDGYKVLQVVKTDQKLKDIPVLVFSAKGQPDEVEKALSLGAAGYIVKSVTKPNEVIEKLRAALSQKPAEQAVSHYTIEIKEALYDAKKLSADFRLNDYICPSCNVPMLLDLIPDFSHDTPWFTAKFFCPRCNGSK, from the coding sequence ATGAAATACCAGGTCCTTCTTGTAGAAGATTCAAAGGCGATCCAGCAGATGTACCGCAATAAGCTTATCCTTGAGCAGTTTGCGGTGGTCACTGCGGACAACGGCATGGAGGCGATCAAGGCCCTCGCGCTCAGCAAACCGGATATCATTCTTCTTGATCTCATGATGCCGATTATGGACGGGTATAAGGTGCTCCAGGTCGTCAAGACTGACCAGAAGCTGAAGGATATCCCTGTCCTCGTCTTTTCGGCCAAGGGCCAGCCTGACGAGGTGGAGAAGGCGCTGAGCCTTGGGGCTGCCGGTTACATCGTAAAGTCTGTTACCAAGCCGAACGAGGTCATAGAGAAGCTCCGCGCTGCCCTGAGCCAGAAGCCGGCTGAACAGGCGGTTTCTCACTATACGATCGAGATCAAGGAGGCGCTCTATGATGCAAAGAAGCTTTCCGCGGATTTCAGGCTCAATGACTATATCTGCCCATCCTGTAATGTGCCGATGCTGCTCGACCTGATCCCTGATTTTTCGCACGATACTCCCTGGTTCACCGCAAAGTTTTTCTGCCCACGGTGCAATGGCAGCAAGTAA
- the rlmN gene encoding 23S rRNA (adenine(2503)-C(2))-methyltransferase RlmN encodes MPDRINLKSLSREELFSFAKAAGLPKYRVDQLLHWMYEKFALDIQEITEFSKSLREDLGRTACISSLSLVTRQGSKDGTEKFLFGLEDGQTIESVLIPDDDRRTLCISSQVGCAMACSFCLTGESGLIRNLKAHEIVDQILFVNRLISPKRVSNIVFMGMGEPLANFDEVVEALKKITEFLGISKRRITLSTSGLVPKMLELPKKAPDVNLAVSLNATTDEVRDRIMPINKKYPLKMLLDACRMYPLQPQRLITFEYVLLDGVNDTVEDAKRLTRILKNIPCKVNLIPYNPHEGSGLKRPEHKTVLGFQKVLKDAHMTALIRESKGQDILAACGQLRGTYGEKKETELS; translated from the coding sequence ATGCCGGATAGAATTAATCTGAAGTCCCTTTCGCGGGAAGAACTGTTCAGTTTTGCAAAGGCAGCGGGTCTGCCCAAATACCGCGTCGATCAGCTGCTGCACTGGATGTATGAGAAATTTGCCCTGGACATTCAGGAGATTACCGAATTCTCGAAGTCCCTGCGTGAGGACTTGGGCAGGACTGCCTGTATCAGCAGTCTTTCGCTCGTCACGCGCCAGGGGTCAAAGGACGGCACGGAGAAATTTCTCTTTGGACTTGAAGACGGCCAGACGATCGAGAGTGTACTGATCCCTGACGATGACCGCCGTACGCTCTGCATCTCTTCCCAGGTCGGCTGCGCCATGGCCTGCAGCTTCTGCCTGACCGGGGAGTCCGGCCTCATCAGGAATTTGAAGGCCCATGAGATTGTTGACCAGATCCTTTTTGTGAACAGGCTTATAAGCCCGAAGCGGGTTTCGAACATCGTCTTCATGGGCATGGGCGAGCCGCTCGCCAATTTTGACGAGGTGGTGGAGGCGCTCAAAAAGATCACGGAATTCCTCGGCATATCAAAACGCAGGATCACGCTTTCGACCTCAGGCCTTGTGCCGAAGATGCTGGAGCTGCCGAAGAAGGCGCCGGACGTGAATCTCGCTGTTTCGCTCAACGCAACGACCGATGAGGTGCGTGACAGGATCATGCCGATCAATAAGAAATATCCGCTCAAGATGCTTCTGGACGCCTGCAGGATGTATCCGCTTCAGCCTCAGAGACTGATCACCTTTGAATATGTGCTGCTGGACGGTGTTAATGATACCGTGGAAGATGCGAAGAGGCTGACGAGAATACTCAAGAATATTCCCTGCAAGGTGAACCTGATCCCCTATAATCCTCATGAGGGAAGCGGGCTGAAAAGGCCGGAACATAAGACCGTTCTGGGGTTCCAGAAGGTGCTGAAGGATGCTCACATGACTGCCTTGATCCGGGAAAGTAAAGGCCAGGACATACTCGCTGCCTGCGGACAGTTGCGGGGTACCTATGGGGAAAAGAAGGAGACTGAACTATCATGA
- a CDS encoding RluA family pseudouridine synthase, whose protein sequence is MKPIRVKAASGLIDLLVHMGYSKTKVKQLLKHRAIAVNGKVVAGYDYLLSAGDLLALDSKPEPGKDFLEKHDIEVLHEDDAVMVINKPSGLLTIATENEKRDTAYYLLNAYFKERNPTRPDRIFIVHRLDRETSGLLVFAKNEEVKKKLQDDWEHAEKRYYAVVEGVPKKREGKIESYLNETKAFKVYSDAMSDQTKHAVTRYKVLKADKAHALLEIILDTGRKHQIRVHLSDLDCPIVGDKKYGALTNPLRRIALHAYSLTFSHPVSKKKMQFSTPIPPAFGSLVKHMVLS, encoded by the coding sequence ATGAAACCGATCAGGGTTAAAGCAGCCTCGGGCCTTATTGATCTGCTTGTACATATGGGATATTCAAAGACCAAGGTGAAGCAGCTTCTGAAGCACCGGGCCATAGCCGTAAACGGGAAGGTTGTTGCAGGATATGACTATCTTCTGTCAGCGGGCGATCTCCTTGCACTGGACAGCAAACCGGAGCCGGGTAAAGATTTTCTCGAAAAACATGACATAGAGGTCTTGCATGAAGATGACGCTGTTATGGTCATCAACAAGCCTTCCGGACTGCTCACGATCGCTACGGAAAACGAAAAGAGAGATACTGCATACTACCTGCTGAATGCCTATTTCAAGGAACGTAACCCTACAAGGCCTGACCGGATATTTATTGTGCACCGGCTTGACCGTGAGACCTCCGGCCTTTTGGTATTTGCCAAGAACGAGGAAGTAAAGAAGAAGCTCCAGGATGACTGGGAGCATGCAGAGAAGCGATACTATGCGGTTGTCGAGGGAGTGCCGAAGAAGAGGGAAGGGAAGATCGAGAGCTATCTGAATGAGACAAAGGCGTTCAAGGTCTATTCGGACGCCATGTCTGATCAGACCAAGCATGCAGTGACGCGGTATAAAGTGCTTAAGGCGGACAAAGCACACGCTCTGCTTGAGATAATCCTCGATACCGGCCGCAAGCATCAGATTCGGGTGCATCTGTCAGATCTGGATTGCCCGATCGTCGGCGACAAGAAATACGGGGCATTGACGAACCCGCTCCGCCGCATTGCGCTCCATGCGTACAGCCTTACTTTTAGCCATCCCGTCTCGAAGAAAAAGATGCAGTTTTCTACCCCCATCCCGCCTGCCTTTGGCTCGCTTGTAAAGCATATGGTGTTATCGTGA
- a CDS encoding cysteine hydrolase yields MSIKFFALMFFAAIVAIAVVAGLMMLRSMFMATRGRKIAAYPEPRKALVVLDIQEGYTGTAARQPVTRPPTGGMLFIVNSLIDKAAESGMEVAYIRQVFSNNLFVRLHGGRRQGRVIIDRRIKVINENDFEKNRTDAFSSRQFEQFLIDRHVNELFLVGVDAAYCVFYTALGALNRGYKVTVVTDAVLSRKKMEAVLERYRRKGIAVMTSEELINEV; encoded by the coding sequence TTGTCCATAAAATTCTTTGCTCTTATGTTCTTTGCAGCAATTGTTGCCATCGCGGTTGTGGCTGGCTTGATGATGCTCCGAAGCATGTTCATGGCCACGAGGGGCCGGAAGATCGCTGCGTATCCTGAGCCGCGGAAAGCACTCGTGGTCCTCGACATCCAGGAAGGTTATACCGGCACGGCTGCCAGACAGCCGGTCACCAGACCGCCGACGGGCGGGATGCTCTTCATCGTCAACTCCCTCATAGACAAGGCTGCAGAGTCGGGCATGGAGGTGGCATACATCAGGCAGGTCTTCAGCAATAACCTGTTCGTCCGGCTTCATGGCGGCAGAAGACAGGGCAGGGTCATCATCGACCGCAGGATTAAGGTGATCAATGAAAACGATTTTGAGAAGAACCGAACTGATGCATTTTCGTCCAGACAGTTCGAGCAGTTCCTGATCGACAGGCATGTCAACGAACTCTTTCTCGTGGGAGTCGATGCCGCGTACTGTGTCTTTTACACTGCGCTCGGCGCCCTGAACCGCGGGTACAAGGTGACTGTGGTCACGGACGCTGTGCTTTCGCGCAAGAAGATGGAAGCTGTCCTGGAGCGATACAGGCGCAAAGGTATTGCGGTCATGACGAGTGAAGAACTGATTAACGAAGTCTGA
- a CDS encoding (2Fe-2S)-binding protein: MITLKVNGKTHSLEISPESSLLWTIRDHLKLTGTKFGCGKGLCGSCTVHVDGKAERSCQMTVGDAQGKNITTIEGIPEGHPLKKAWVKEQVAQCGYCQPGQIMQAAELLAKDKNPSEAKIIKAMDGNLCRCGTYPRIKSAIILAAKEGQK; the protein is encoded by the coding sequence ATGATAACGCTCAAGGTCAACGGAAAAACGCATTCACTCGAAATCAGCCCTGAATCATCCCTGCTCTGGACGATCAGAGACCATCTTAAACTCACCGGTACGAAATTCGGCTGCGGCAAAGGGCTCTGCGGCTCCTGCACGGTGCATGTGGACGGCAAGGCTGAACGCTCATGCCAGATGACCGTAGGTGATGCGCAGGGGAAGAATATAACTACCATCGAGGGCATACCTGAGGGACACCCTCTCAAAAAGGCATGGGTAAAGGAACAGGTGGCACAGTGCGGATACTGTCAGCCCGGCCAGATTATGCAGGCAGCTGAACTTCTGGCCAAAGACAAGAACCCTTCTGAGGCAAAGATTATAAAGGCCATGGACGGCAACCTCTGTCGCTGCGGCACGTACCCGAGGATAAAGAGCGCCATTATCCTTGCTGCAAAGGAGGGTCAAAAATGA
- a CDS encoding xanthine dehydrogenase family protein molybdopterin-binding subunit, with product MSSSITRRTFIKIAGLTIAVVATPSEFDILWGAKAQAEMTKGLSAGVWIQITPENSVIVTVNKSEMGQGIYTALPMIVADELEADWKQVKFEVAPAGDQYKDPVWGAQATGGSSSIRHMYEPLRKAGAAGREMLVAAAAEIWKVPAGECEAKLGAVVHGPSKRSLTYGELAVKAAAVAPAKEPKLKKENQFRYIGTSMPRLDILEKTDGSAKFGIDTMVPDMLYATVSRPYNYGAKVEVVHDAAAKNVKGLQKIVQIDRGVAFCADTLEAAWQAKKSTHIVWTQGIDPAMTNDTLEKSFETSLAKEGIVARKNGDAQKTFADAPQKLDLKYPLPYLSHATMEPMNCTAFVQADRCDIWAPTQNQTGTLMTAKRITGLKPEQIHVHTTYLGGGFGRRFEQDFVEEAVQTSKAINRPVKVIWTREEDFQYDYFRPANLSHIQAALDGKGNLTAWSHKIVCPSIFARVFPATMKNGIDNAAVEGLSNMEYDIPNISVEYVRIDTPVPVGFWRSVGSSHNAFTVETAIDELAHIAKKDPLKFRLELLGKHPRAQKVLQVAAEKAGWDKKPAKGIGRGIAYHLSFDSYVAQVADIEVNKKDGTIKVKKIVCAVDCGSVVNPDTVKAQMMGGIVMGLSSALKEKIEFARGKVVTENFDTYPLLTMSETPEIEVHIVLSNDKLGGIGEPGVPPVAPAVANALFNATGVRTRTLPMTPETVLKAIKGKA from the coding sequence ATGAGCTCATCCATAACACGCAGGACCTTCATCAAGATAGCAGGATTGACCATAGCGGTCGTGGCAACGCCCTCAGAATTTGACATCCTGTGGGGGGCAAAGGCCCAGGCAGAGATGACGAAGGGGCTCAGCGCAGGCGTCTGGATTCAGATCACGCCTGAAAACAGCGTTATCGTTACGGTGAACAAGTCGGAGATGGGGCAGGGCATCTATACGGCCCTGCCGATGATTGTGGCGGACGAGCTTGAGGCCGACTGGAAGCAGGTGAAGTTCGAGGTGGCGCCTGCAGGCGATCAATACAAGGACCCTGTATGGGGTGCTCAGGCAACAGGAGGGAGTTCGAGCATCAGGCATATGTATGAACCGCTCAGGAAGGCTGGTGCGGCGGGCCGTGAGATGCTGGTGGCTGCAGCAGCAGAGATATGGAAGGTGCCTGCTGGAGAGTGCGAGGCGAAACTGGGAGCGGTCGTGCATGGTCCGAGCAAGCGTTCGCTTACCTACGGTGAGCTTGCGGTGAAGGCTGCTGCTGTTGCTCCAGCCAAAGAGCCGAAGCTGAAGAAAGAGAACCAGTTCAGATACATCGGCACCAGTATGCCGAGACTCGATATTCTGGAGAAGACCGACGGCTCTGCAAAGTTCGGCATTGATACCATGGTGCCGGACATGCTCTATGCTACGGTTTCGCGGCCGTACAACTACGGGGCAAAGGTTGAGGTTGTGCATGACGCTGCAGCCAAGAATGTGAAGGGTCTTCAGAAGATCGTCCAGATCGACCGTGGTGTTGCCTTTTGCGCCGACACGCTGGAAGCTGCATGGCAGGCGAAAAAGTCGACCCATATTGTCTGGACGCAGGGCATTGATCCTGCCATGACCAATGATACCCTCGAAAAGTCCTTTGAAACATCTCTGGCGAAAGAGGGCATTGTTGCCCGAAAAAACGGTGATGCTCAAAAGACATTTGCCGATGCCCCTCAGAAGCTTGACCTGAAATATCCCCTCCCGTACCTCAGTCATGCGACCATGGAGCCGATGAACTGCACTGCCTTTGTGCAGGCAGACCGCTGTGATATCTGGGCGCCGACGCAGAACCAGACCGGCACACTCATGACCGCAAAGAGGATCACCGGCCTTAAGCCTGAGCAGATCCATGTGCATACGACCTATCTGGGCGGTGGGTTTGGCAGACGGTTCGAACAGGATTTTGTGGAGGAGGCGGTGCAGACCTCCAAGGCTATCAACAGGCCGGTGAAGGTGATCTGGACGAGGGAAGAGGATTTCCAATATGACTATTTCAGGCCCGCCAACCTCTCACATATACAGGCTGCGCTTGACGGTAAGGGCAATCTTACTGCATGGTCGCATAAGATCGTCTGCCCCTCGATCTTTGCACGTGTATTCCCCGCGACGATGAAAAACGGCATTGACAATGCCGCAGTTGAAGGTCTGAGCAACATGGAATATGACATTCCAAATATCTCGGTCGAGTATGTAAGGATCGATACGCCTGTGCCGGTAGGGTTCTGGCGTTCTGTCGGCAGTTCCCACAATGCCTTTACCGTAGAGACTGCTATTGACGAGTTGGCGCATATTGCTAAAAAAGATCCGCTCAAATTCAGGCTGGAACTTCTGGGCAAGCACCCACGGGCGCAAAAAGTCCTTCAGGTGGCTGCAGAGAAGGCCGGCTGGGACAAGAAGCCTGCAAAGGGCATCGGAAGGGGCATTGCCTATCACCTCTCGTTCGACAGTTATGTTGCCCAGGTGGCTGACATAGAGGTGAATAAAAAAGACGGGACCATAAAGGTGAAGAAGATCGTCTGCGCAGTCGACTGCGGCAGCGTAGTAAATCCTGACACGGTGAAGGCGCAGATGATGGGAGGGATCGTTATGGGGCTTTCCTCTGCCCTGAAAGAGAAAATTGAATTTGCCCGGGGCAAGGTAGTGACCGAGAACTTCGATACGTACCCGCTTCTTACCATGAGCGAGACGCCCGAGATTGAGGTGCATATCGTGCTGAGCAATGATAAACTGGGCGGCATCGGGGAGCCTGGTGTGCCCCCTGTTGCACCTGCCGTTGCCAATGCGCTCTTTAACGCGACAGGGGTGAGGACCAGGACATTGCCGATGACGCCCGAGACGGTCCTGAAGGCGATAAAGGGTAAGGCTTGA
- a CDS encoding XdhC family protein produces the protein MELYEELLRLKKEGRSSALATIVQCSGSAPQKTGSKMLVRDDGTIVGTLGGGCLEAEVVQAALMAIRDEQAATLPFDLTEKQGGLVCGGRLSIFIEPVIPEPTLVILGAGHVGKALATAARFSGFRVVVCDDRPEYANHENLPDAHDIVVHDFPSIFSRMLVPDKAYIVVATRGHNHDLDAVIAALRTPVRYIGLLGSRRKKALLFKALGDAGFSDAQISRVHIPVGLPINSVTPEEIAVSIMAQVIQKRRENAASGFSRSSCRRFVQENGTIEAAPSAGQSHGN, from the coding sequence ATGGAACTATATGAAGAGCTTTTGAGATTGAAAAAAGAGGGCAGATCGTCAGCCCTTGCAACGATCGTGCAGTGTTCCGGGTCTGCTCCGCAGAAGACCGGATCAAAGATGCTGGTCCGTGATGACGGTACGATTGTCGGGACCCTGGGCGGCGGCTGTCTTGAGGCTGAGGTTGTTCAGGCTGCACTTATGGCAATCCGCGACGAGCAGGCAGCGACTCTGCCGTTTGATCTGACCGAAAAGCAGGGTGGACTGGTCTGCGGCGGCAGACTGTCCATATTCATCGAGCCTGTCATCCCTGAACCGACCTTGGTGATTCTCGGTGCCGGTCATGTAGGCAAGGCGCTTGCAACGGCTGCACGGTTCAGCGGTTTTCGCGTGGTTGTCTGTGATGACCGGCCTGAATACGCCAACCATGAAAATCTGCCGGATGCACACGACATTGTGGTCCATGATTTCCCCTCCATCTTTTCCCGCATGCTTGTCCCTGATAAAGCCTATATCGTTGTTGCAACGCGGGGTCATAATCACGACCTCGACGCAGTGATCGCAGCGCTCAGAACGCCGGTTCGGTATATCGGTCTTCTCGGGAGTAGGAGAAAAAAAGCGCTGCTCTTCAAAGCACTGGGAGATGCAGGCTTTTCCGATGCCCAGATCAGCAGGGTACATATACCGGTCGGTCTGCCGATTAATTCGGTAACGCCCGAGGAGATCGCGGTCAGCATTATGGCCCAGGTCATTCAGAAGAGGAGGGAAAATGCAGCATCAGGTTTCAGCCGTTCTTCTTGCCGCAGGTTCGTCCAGGAGAATGGGACAATTGAAGCAGCTCCTTCCGCTGGGCAGTCTCACGGCAATTGA
- a CDS encoding nucleotidyltransferase family protein — MGQLKQLLPLGSLTAIEHCINAVISAGVTDIVVVIGPHGEEISAAIGHKPVMLAANPDRGSDMAASVRVGLNCLKDHLSSVLVFPVDHPLVRPDTIKTLLAGHQKNPKAILIPSHARRRGHPTLFPRKVIQEIFECSSLRKIIGRNESVIEYLDVQDRGVMLDMDTPEDYALILQEYASQKENQ; from the coding sequence ATGGGACAATTGAAGCAGCTCCTTCCGCTGGGCAGTCTCACGGCAATTGAGCACTGTATCAACGCCGTTATTTCAGCAGGAGTCACCGACATCGTCGTGGTGATCGGTCCGCACGGAGAGGAAATCTCGGCGGCAATCGGACATAAACCGGTAATGCTTGCAGCGAATCCTGATCGCGGCAGTGACATGGCTGCATCGGTTCGCGTTGGACTGAATTGTCTGAAAGACCATTTATCTTCTGTTCTGGTCTTTCCGGTTGATCATCCCCTTGTCCGGCCGGATACGATAAAGACACTGCTTGCCGGACATCAGAAAAACCCGAAGGCGATCCTTATTCCGAGCCATGCCAGACGGCGGGGTCATCCGACGCTTTTCCCACGGAAGGTCATTCAGGAGATATTTGAATGCAGCAGCCTCAGGAAGATTATCGGCCGCAACGAGTCAGTTATAGAGTATCTGGACGTTCAGGACCGGGGTGTGATGCTTGATATGGACACACCTGAAGACTATGCCCTCATCCTGCAGGAATATGCCAGTCAAAAGGAGAATCAATGA
- a CDS encoding nitrous oxide reductase accessory protein NosL, translated as MRKIILLLSVFSLLIAASNGGPANDLKDYRICQTCGMDRQNHIKGRMLLSYDGGSTGGTCSLRCTAVDMAVHREKTITAMMVADYETGKLIAAGKAFWVIGGRRTGIMTRRAKWAFEGKESAETFVREHGGKLAVYDEAMKAAFGDMAGDVTFPQSRKLSASAKKSDLPAHSECNYCGMDRRKFDYSRMLLVRNDSGETGTCSIHCAAIDLALHYDNAPRFIGVGDYSTKKLINAQKAFWVVGGDRQGVMSIQGKWAFESRKEAEKFVKGNGGTISTFDCALRAAFEDMWEILR; from the coding sequence ATGAGAAAAATCATACTGCTTCTGTCTGTTTTCAGCCTCCTGATCGCTGCAAGCAATGGTGGGCCAGCCAATGACCTGAAGGATTACCGGATCTGTCAGACCTGCGGCATGGACAGGCAGAATCATATCAAGGGCCGCATGCTGCTTTCCTACGATGGTGGATCAACTGGAGGGACATGCAGTCTCCGCTGCACTGCTGTAGACATGGCTGTACACAGGGAAAAGACGATAACCGCCATGATGGTTGCCGATTATGAAACCGGGAAGCTTATCGCTGCCGGTAAGGCGTTCTGGGTCATCGGTGGGCGCAGGACGGGTATTATGACAAGGCGGGCAAAGTGGGCTTTTGAGGGGAAGGAGTCTGCTGAGACATTTGTCAGGGAGCATGGGGGAAAGTTGGCTGTATATGACGAGGCGATGAAAGCAGCTTTTGGCGATATGGCAGGCGATGTGACGTTTCCGCAGAGCAGGAAACTCTCCGCCTCCGCAAAGAAGAGTGATCTGCCTGCCCATTCTGAATGCAACTATTGCGGCATGGACAGACGAAAGTTCGATTATAGCAGGATGCTTCTTGTCCGGAATGATTCGGGCGAAACCGGAACCTGCAGTATTCACTGCGCAGCCATTGATCTCGCCCTGCATTACGATAATGCCCCACGTTTCATCGGGGTCGGAGATTACAGCACGAAGAAACTGATCAATGCACAGAAGGCATTTTGGGTGGTGGGCGGCGACAGGCAGGGGGTGATGTCGATACAGGGGAAATGGGCGTTTGAAAGCAGAAAAGAGGCCGAAAAATTTGTTAAAGGTAATGGCGGAACGATCAGTACGTTTGACTGTGCTCTGCGTGCTGCCTTTGAAGATATGTGGGAAATATTGCGATAG